A genomic window from Solanum dulcamara chromosome 11, daSolDulc1.2, whole genome shotgun sequence includes:
- the LOC129872971 gene encoding uncharacterized protein LOC129872971 — translation MFLKSSLEGVMGLSKTEVNLKRLLVTAPQQQNQAKLIHYAATLRELLEQLAEERNPDGLARVSKAKVNEYAENIEAVAAKLAVPMFDVHTPEEPVAETSSSGTPKAEESVNSASEGLRRRFGVHSNNEERSRDTIDFDQSSAAVKLDDAARTDIEKHRKLQEDLTDEMVVLARQLKESSLMMNQSIKNTEKILDSTEKAVEHSLASTGHATSRAMDVYSRSFKTTCFQWLLIFVMTLVFVMVVLLIRVT, via the exons ATGTTTCTTAAG AGTTCCTTGGAGGGTGTCATGGGGTTGAGCAAAACTGAAGTGAACTTGAAGAGGTTACTTGTAACTGCACCACAACAGCAAAATCAAGCAAAGCTTATACAT TATGCTGCCACTTTGCGGGAACTACTGGAGCAGTTGGCTGAAGAGAGGAATCCTGATGGATTAGCAAG GGTTTCAAAAGCCAAGGTGAATGAATATGCTGAGAACATTGAAGCTGTTGCTGCCAAGTTAGCTGTGCCCATG TTTGACGTGCATACACCCGAGGAACCTGTGGCTGAGACTTCCAGCAGTGGAACTCCTAAAGCAGAAGAAAGTGTGAATTCTGCTTCTGAAGGATTGAGAAGAAGATTTGG GGTCCATTCAAACAATGAGGAGAGATCTCGTGATACCATTGATTTTGATCAATCATCAGCTGCAGTCAAACTGGATGATGCTGCACGAACAGATATTGAGAAGCACAG GAAACTTCAGGAGGATTTGACGGATGAAATGGTTGTTTTGGCACGGCAGCTCAAAGAGAGCAGTCTCATGATGAATCAATCCATCAAAAATACTGAGAAA ATACTTGACTCAACTGAGAAAGCAGTTGAGCATAGCCTGGCAAGTACAGGGCATGCAACTTCCAGAGCTATGGACGTCTATTCTCGGAGTTTCAAGACTACATGCTTCCAGTGGCTTTTGATCTTTGTCATGACATTAGTCTTTGTCATGGTTGTATTACTTATTCGAGTGACTTAG